A region from the Pungitius pungitius chromosome 16, fPunPun2.1, whole genome shotgun sequence genome encodes:
- the LOC119220564 gene encoding uncharacterized protein LOC119220564 yields MASEEEALQLSKDLNALCHKGGFNLSGWISNSRTVLQSIAVDKRSKEIVELDLDMDKLPMERVLGLQWCIETDKFKFRTTLREQPRTRRGILSVVSSLYDPLGFLAPFSMPAKLLLQELCRRNFGWDDAIPHFFSKQWSNWLEDLQRVSTFQADRCIKPRDFGEPVTAQLHHFSDASQVGYGSVSYVRLEKDHKVHVAFLVGKARVAPLKQTTIPRLELTAAVLAVRVDKMLRKELQLKLEKSIFWTDSTTVLKYISSETRRFHTFVANRTSFIRDTVDVEQWRYVSSKENPADEASRGMGAEDFLKGRRWINGPQFLHMPKEKWPKLVDNLNVIAADDPEVKRDLIVNTIVNDLQNATSHLINYFSSWIKLNTSVAWILKVKEILKSLGQKRKEFWASTILRKDHLEIQKQEVERRVQNFKATLKGQSLTPEDLAKAEESIIQFVQSQRFKKEIASLKGHVNVPKESLLYKLDPIMDAEILRVGGRLSKAALTAESKHPIILSKDLHVSTLILRHIHHQLGHAGRNHMLSRLQQKYWIINANSAARKVISDCVVCRRNRGKLGEQKMADLPEERVLPDKAPFTNIGVDYFGPINVKRGRSLLKRYGVLFTCLTSRAVHLEVAHTLDTDSCINAIRRFICRRGPVSTIKSDNGTNFVGTNRELKQSLAALNHGKILNALVQDGIKWNFNTPAASHQGGIWERLIRSVKSVLTSVLRQQILDDEGLQTIFCEVEAILNDRPITRVSDDPDDLEALTPNHLLILKGKPIMPPGLFDKADLYVRKRWKQIQYMAELFWKRWILEYLPMLQERQKWTKPRRSLIPGDIVLVADATAPRGSWMMGKVLDTRPDAKGLVRSVRLQTKTSILERPVTKLCLLLEAAVSTMD; encoded by the coding sequence ATGGCATCAGAAGAGGAGGCACTACAACTGAGCAAGGATTTAAATGCTCTCTGTCACAAAGGAGGCTTTAATCTTTCAGGGTGGATTAGCAACAGCCGGACAGTGCTGCAATCCATCGCTGTGGATAAAAGATCAAAGGAAATAGTGGAATTGGACCTAGATATGGACAAACTTCCAATGGAGCGAGTCCTAGGACTGCAGTGGTGCATTGAAACAGACAAGTTCAAGTTCAGGACAACATTACGAGAGCAACCAAGAACCAGAAGAGGCATTTTGTCGGTGGTCAGCTCACTTTACGACCCGTTGGGATTTCTGGCCCCATTCAGTATGCCAGCCAAGCTGCTGCTACAGGAACTTTGTAGGAGAAACTTTGGGTGGGATGATGCTATTCCCCACTTCTTCTCTAAGCAATGGTCTAATTGGCTTGAGGACCTACAAAGGGTGTCTACGTTCCAGGCTGATCGATGTATTAAACCCAGAGACTTTGGAGAACCTGTTACAGCACAACTTCACCACTTCTCCGATGCCAGTCAGGTTGGATATGGATCTGTGTCTTATGTGAGATTGGAAAAGGATCATAAAGTACACGTTGCATTTCTAGTGGGAAAGGCCAGAGTTGCTCCACTAAAACAGACTACAATCCCTCGACTGGAGCTCACAGCTGCCGTTCTTGCTGTTCGTGTTGATAAGATGTTGCGGAAGGAGTTGCAACTTAAACTTGAAAAGTCAATCTTCTGGACAGACAGTACAACAGTCCTTAAATATATCTCCAGTGAAACCAGGCGATTCCATACTTTTGTGGCAAACAGAACCTCTTTCATCAGAGATACAGTAGATGTGGAACAATGGAGATATGTGAGTTCCAAGGAGAATCCGGCAGATGAAGCATCAAGAGGCATGGGAGCTGAGGATTTCCTGAAAGGCAGGAGATGGATAAATGGACCTCAGTTTCTACACATGCCAAAGGAGAAGTGGCCTAAACTGGTCGATAACCTTAACGTTATTGCTGCAGATGACCCAGAGGTCAAAAGGGACTTGATAGTGAATACTATTGTTAATGATTTGCAAAATGCCACTAGCCACCTGATCAATTACTTTTCATCTTGGATCAAACTGAATACATCTGTGGCTTGGATTTTGAAGGTCAAGGAAATTCTCAAGTCATTGGGACAGAAGAGAAAGGAATTTTGGGCTTCTACAATACTCCGGAAGGATCATTTGGAGATACAGAAGCAAGAAGTGGAAAGGAGAGTTCAGAACTTTAAAGCCACACTCAAAGGACAAAGCCTAACACCTGAAGATCTTGCCAAGGCGGAAGAgtcaattattcaatttgtACAAAGCCAGCGGTTCAAAAAGGAAATTGCCTCCCTGAAGGGGCACGTAAACGTCCCCAAAGAAAGTTTACTGTACAAACTGGACCCAATAATGGACGCTGAAATCCTCAGAGTTGGTGGTCGGTTGAGTAAAGCAGCGCTGACAGCAGAGTCAAAGCATCCAATAATATTGTCCAAAGACCTGCACGTATCCACACTGATTTTACGCCATATTCATCATCAGTTGGGACATGCAGGAAGAAATCACATGTTGTCTAGGTTACAGCAAAAGTACTGGATCATAAATGCAAACTCAGCTGCCCGGAAAGTCATTTCCGATTGTGTTGTTTGTAGACGCAACAGAGGAAAACTTGGTGAGCAGAAGATGGCAGATTTGCCGGAAGAGAGAGTGTTGCCTGACAAAGCTCCTTTTACAAATATTGGAGTTGACTATTTTGGGCCCATCAATGTTAAAAGGGGAAGAAGTCTTCTTAAAAGATATGGAGTGCTTTTCACCTGTCTTACCAGCCGTGCCGTGCACTTGGAAGTAGCCCATACACTGGATACAGACTCCTGTATAAATGCAATAAGGAGATTCATTTGTAGACGAGGTCCAGTCTCCACCATCAAATCTGACAACGGCACAAACTTTGTTGGCACCAACCGAGAGTTAAAGCAAAGTCTTGCTGCACTGAATCATGGTAAAATTCTAAACGCTTTGGTCCAGGATGGCATTAAGTGGAACTTTAATACTCCAGCAGCTTCCCATCAAGGCGGAATCTGGGAGCGCCTGATTCGCTCAGTGAAAAGTGTTCTCACCTCAGTTCTTCGACAGCAAATTCTGGATGATGAAGGTCTCCAGACCATTTTTTGTGAAGTAGAAGCAATTCTTAATGACAGACCCATTACAAGGGTCTCTGATGACCCAGATGACCTCGAAGCTCTGACACCAAACCACCTTCTAATATTAAAGGGCAAACCAATCATGCCACCAGGACTATTTGATAAAGCAGATCTCTATGTCAGGAAAAGATGGAAGCAAATACAGTACATGGCTGAACTCTTCTGGAAACGGTGGATCTTGGAGTACCTACCCATGTTGCAGGAGAGACAAAAATGGACAAAACCAAGAAGAAGTCTCATTCCGGGAGACATTGTCCTTGTTGCGGATGCCACAGCGCCAAGAGGATCTTGGATGATGGGGAAAGTTTTGGATACGAGACCAGATGCAAAGGGTCTGGTGCGCTCTGTGCGGCTACAAACAAAGACCAGCATTCTGGAGAGGCCAGTGACCAAGCTTTGTCTGCTATTGGAAGCAGCCGTTAGCACTATGGACTGA